In Podarcis muralis chromosome 14, rPodMur119.hap1.1, whole genome shotgun sequence, one genomic interval encodes:
- the LOC144324920 gene encoding ras-related protein Rab-27A-like — MGFLLLFDLTNEQSFLNIRNWMSQLQTHAYCENPDVVLCGNKSDLEEQRVVKEEDAKELAEKHGIPYFETSAANGANVSKAIETLLDLIMKRMERCVDKSWIPEGVVQPNGHSSTEQLSEEKEKSKCSC, encoded by the exons ATGGGCTTCCTTCTCCTCTTTGATTTGACCAACGAGCAAAGTTTCCTCAACATCAGAAACTGGATGA GCCAGTTGCAAACCCACGCCTATTGTGAAAACCCCGATGTGGTCCTGTGCGGAAACAAAAGCGACCTGGAAGAGCAGCGGGTGGTGAAAGAAGAGGACGCAAAGGAACTTGCAGAGAAGCATGG gatCCCTTATTTTGAAACGAGTGCTGCCAATGGGGCCAACGTGAGCAAGGCCATTGAGACGCTTCTGGACCTCATCATGAAGCGAATGGAACGGTGTGTGGACAAGTCCTGGATCCCAGAAGGGGTAGTGCAGCCTAATGGGCACAGCTCCACAGAGCAGCTCAGtgaggaaaaagagaaaagcaagtGTAGCTGCTGA
- the LOC114584543 gene encoding ras-related protein Rab-27A isoform X1 has translation MSDGDYDYLIKFLALGDSGVGKTSFLYQYTDGKFNSKFITTVGIDFREKRVVYRSNGPDGISGRGQRIHLQLWDTAGQERFRSLTTAFFRDAMGFLLLFDLTNEQSFLNIRNWMSQLQTHAYCENPDVVLCGNKSDLEEQRVVKEEDAKELAEKHGIPYFETSAANGANVSKAIETLLDLIMKRMERCVDKSWIPEGVVQPNGHSSTEQLSEEKEKSKCSC, from the exons ATGTCTGATGGGGACTACGATTACCTAATCAAATTCTTAGCCCTGGGCGATTCTGGTGTGGGGAAGACCAGTTTCCTTTATCAGTACACAGATGGGAAGTTCAATTCAAAATTCATAACAACTGTTGGCATCGACTTCCGGGAAAAGAGGGTG gtgTACCGATCAAATGGGCCGGATGGCATTAGTGGTCGAGGACAGAGAATACATCTCCAGCTGTGGGACACAGCTGGGCAAGAAAG GTTTCGTAGCTTGACGACTGCCTTCTTCCGAGATGCAATGGGCTTCCTTCTCCTCTTTGATTTGACCAACGAGCAAAGTTTCCTCAACATCAGAAACTGGATGA GCCAGTTGCAAACCCACGCCTATTGTGAAAACCCCGATGTGGTCCTGTGCGGAAACAAAAGCGACCTGGAAGAGCAGCGGGTGGTGAAAGAAGAGGACGCAAAGGAACTTGCAGAGAAGCATGG gatCCCTTATTTTGAAACGAGTGCTGCCAATGGGGCCAACGTGAGCAAGGCCATTGAGACGCTTCTGGACCTCATCATGAAGCGAATGGAACGGTGTGTGGACAAGTCCTGGATCCCAGAAGGGGTAGTGCAGCCTAATGGGCACAGCTCCACAGAGCAGCTCAGtgaggaaaaagagaaaagcaagtGTAGCTGCTGA
- the LOC114584543 gene encoding ras-related protein Rab-27A isoform X2 — protein MSDGDYDYLIKFLALGDSGVGKTSFLYQYTDGKFNSKFITTVGIDFREKRVVYRSNGPDGISGRGQRIHLQLWDTAGQERFRSLTTAFFRDAMGFLLLFDLTNEQSFLNIRNWMSQLQTHAYCENPDVVLCGNKSDLEEQRVVKEEDAKELAEKHGIPYFETSAANGANVSKAIETLLDLIMKRMERNRGQANALC, from the exons ATGTCTGATGGGGACTACGATTACCTAATCAAATTCTTAGCCCTGGGCGATTCTGGTGTGGGGAAGACCAGTTTCCTTTATCAGTACACAGATGGGAAGTTCAATTCAAAATTCATAACAACTGTTGGCATCGACTTCCGGGAAAAGAGGGTG gtgTACCGATCAAATGGGCCGGATGGCATTAGTGGTCGAGGACAGAGAATACATCTCCAGCTGTGGGACACAGCTGGGCAAGAAAG GTTTCGTAGCTTGACGACTGCCTTCTTCCGAGATGCAATGGGCTTCCTTCTCCTCTTTGATTTGACCAACGAGCAAAGTTTCCTCAACATCAGAAACTGGATGA GCCAGTTGCAAACCCACGCCTATTGTGAAAACCCCGATGTGGTCCTGTGCGGAAACAAAAGCGACCTGGAAGAGCAGCGGGTGGTGAAAGAAGAGGACGCAAAGGAACTTGCAGAGAAGCATGG gatCCCTTATTTTGAAACGAGTGCTGCCAATGGGGCCAACGTGAGCAAGGCCATTGAGACGCTTCTGGACCTCATCATGAAGCGAATGGAACG GAATAGAGGGCAAGCTAATGCTTTGTGCTAA